One genomic region from Panthera tigris isolate Pti1 chromosome D1, P.tigris_Pti1_mat1.1, whole genome shotgun sequence encodes:
- the LOC102972207 gene encoding olfactory receptor 52M1, with protein sequence MLTFQNSCSVPSSFQLAGIPGLESLHLWLSIPFGSMYLVAVVGNITILTVVKVENSLHQPMYFFLCMLAVVDLVLSTSTMPKLLGIFWFGAGDIGLDACLAQMFLIHCFATVESGIFLAMALDRYIAICNPLHHTTVLTHAMVGRLGLAALFRGVLYIGPLPLMIRLRLPLYKARVISHSYCEHMAVVTLACGDSRVNNVYGLSIGFLVLILDSMAISVSYVMIFRAVMGLATPEARLKTLGTCGSHICAILIFYVPIVVSSLIHRFGHQVPPPVHTLLANFYLLIPPILNPIVYAVRTKQIRERLLQMLKTETKFK encoded by the coding sequence ATGCTCACTTTTCAAAATTCCTGCTCAGTACCCAGCTCCTTCCAGCTTGCCGGCATCCCAGGGCTGGAGTCCCTGCATCTCTGGCTTTCCATCCCCTTTGGCTCCATGTACCTGGTTGCTGTGGTGGGGAACATCACCATTCTGACTGTGGTAAAGGTGGAGAATAGCCTGCACCagcccatgtacttcttcctgtgTATGTTGGCGGTTGTTGACCTGGTTCTATCCACTTCTACTATGCCCAAACTGCTGGGAATCTTCTGGTTTGGTGCTGGTGATATTGGCCTGGATGCCTGCTTGGCCCAAATGTTCCTCATCCACTGCTTTGCCACAGTTGAGTCAGGCATCTTCCTTGCCATGGCTTTGGACCGCTACATAGCCATTTGCAACCCACTACATCATACCACAGTGCTCACTCATGCTATGGTGGGACGGTTGGGGCTGGCTGCCCTCTTTCGGGGGGTACTCTACATCGGACCTCTGCCTTTGATGATCCGCCTACGGCTGCCCCTTTACAAGGCTCGTGTCATCTCACACTCTTACTGTGAGCACATGGCTGTGGTCACCTTGGCATGTGGTGACAGCAGGGTCAACAATGTCTATGGGTTAAGCATTGGTTTTTTGGTCCTAATCTTGGATTCCATGGCTATTTCTGTCTCTTATGTGATGATTTTCCGGGCTGTGATGGGGCTAGCCACACCTGAAGCCCGACTTAAAACCCTGGGGACATGTGGTTCTCACATCTGTGCCATTCTGATCTTTTATGTTCCTATTGTGGTTTCTTCTCTCATTCACCGATTTGGTCACCAGGTACCTCCTCCAGTCCACACTCTACTGGCTAACTTCTACCTCCTCATTCCTCCAATCCTTAATCCCATTGTTTACGCTGTCCGCACCAAGCAGATCCGGGAGCGGCTTCTCCAAATGCTGAAGACAGAAACTAAGTTCAAGTGA